The genomic window CTGAACATCCCCCGGGACCGGTTCTACGGCGAGATCGACGTCGAGATCGCCGAGCCGATGGTTTTAGATCGAGGCCCGGGCGGTGACGACAGCTTGGACGCGGCGGCCGAGATGCTGGCCAACGCTGAGTTCCCGGTCATGGTTTCGGGCGGCGGCGTGGTCATGGGCGACGCGGTGGCCGACGCCATCGTCCTGGCTGAGCGGCTGGGCTGCCCGGTGGTTAACAGCTACCTGCATAACGACTCCTTCCCAGCCAGCCATCCGCAGTGGTGCGGCCCGCTGGGCTACCAGGGGTCCAAGGCGGCCATGAAGCTCATCTCAGGGGCTGACGTGGTACTGGCCCTCGGCACGCGGCTCGGTCCGTTCGGCACGCTTCCCCAACACGAGATGGACTACTGGCCCGCCGACGCCAAGATCATCCAGGTCGACGCCGACCACAAGATGCTGGGCTTGGTCAAGAAGATCTCCGTGGGCATCTGCGGCGACGCCGGAGCGGCGGCACGAGCCCTGACCGACCGCCTAGCCGATCGCACCCTGGCCTGTGACACCAGCCGCGACGAACGTGCCGACCGTATGGCGACGGAGAAGAAGGCCTGGGAGGACGAGCTGGACGAGTGGACGCATGAAACCGACGACTTCAGCATCGACATGATCAAGGAGGCCATCGACGAGGAGGGCAACTGGCTACACCCCCGCCAGGTCCTTCGCGAGCTCGAGAAGGCCATGCCGGCCCGGGCCATGGTCTCGACCGACATCGGCAACATCAACTCGGTGGCCAACAGCTATCTGCGGTTCGACGAGCCCCGCTCGTTCTTCGCAGCCATGAGTTGGGGAAACTGTGGCTACGCCCTGCCGACCATCATCGGTGCCAAGGCGGCCGCCCCCGACCGTCCAGCGCTCTCGTACGCCGGCGACGGTGCTTGGGCCATGAGCATGGTGGAAGTCATGACAGCCGTTCGCCACAACATCCCGGTTACCGCGGTGGTGTTCCACAACCGCCAGTGGGGAGCCGAGAAGAAGAACCAGGTCGACTTCTACGGTCGACGGTTCGTAGCCGGCGAGTTGGACGGTGGCGAGAACTACGCCGAGATCGCCCGGGCCATGGGCGCCGAAGGGGTCCAGGTGGACCAACTCGAAGACGTCGGCCCGACGATGTCGGCGGCGATCGACGCCCAGATGAACGAGGGCAGGACCACGGTCATAGAGATCATGTGCACCAAGGAACTTGGCGACCCGTTCCGGAAGGACGCCCTGTCCACGCCGGTGCGCCACCTCGAGCAGTACGCCGACTTCGTCTGATTGGACTCTTCGGGCCCACGGCCCGTGTCGAAACTCAGATCCCGGTCGCCTGGGCCGGCTTGTGGGAAACGTCCCCGGGGTCGAGTTCACGGGTCCAGGCGGCGAATTCCAGCAGGATCCCATCGGGGTCCCGGAAATAGACGGAGCGCACGAACACCCCATCGTGCACATCGCGGGCCACCCCCCACTCGGAGTCGTCATGGTTCATGACCTCCGAGCACTCCACGCCGGCGGCTCGGAGCCGGTCCACATAGCCGTCGATGTCGGAGGCCGGCACGTGGAAGGCCACGTGGTTCATCGAGCCGTGGGCCGAGTGGATGGCCCCCCGGTCCGGCCGGTCGGCCGGCATCGACACCCCCGGGGCGGCCGGTGGTGCGTCAGGGAACCAGAAGAAGGCCACTGAGTTCCCGTTACCGCAGTCGAAGAAGAAGTGCTGGCCCGCTCCGCCGCCCAACTCGATGGTCTTGGTGAGTGGCATACCCAGGATGCCCTCGTAAAAGGCCACGGTGGCTGCCATGTCACGGCAGACCAGGGCCAGATGATTGATACCCCGGACCTCGAACCCGTGGCCCTTCTGCCCCCGGTCGTCGACCATGGAAGCCGACCCTAGACGGGGCCCGGTTCAGACCCCAGCCGAGGCGCTGCCAGACTCGTACCGTCCAACCCCCAACCAAAGTGCCGACATGACGACACCCGAACAGCAACTCACCGATTTCACCGACAGGGTGGTAGTGGTGACCGGCGGCAGTCGGGGGCTGGGCCAGGCCATGGTCGAGGCATTCGCCCGCTGTGGCGCCGACGTGGTGGTGGCCAGCCGCAAGATGGACGCCTGCGTGAAGGTTGCCAAAGAGGTCTCGACGGCCACCGGCCGCCGGACCCTGCCGGTGGCCTGCCACGTCGGTGACTGGGCGCAGTGCGACGCCCTCACCGAGGCCGTGTACGCCGAGTTCGGACGGTGCGACGTGCTGGTCAACAACGCCGGCAGCTCCCCGCTCTACCCATCGCTGGTCGAGGTCGGAGAGGCCCTGTTCGACAAGACGATGGCCGTCAACCTACGGGGAACCTTCCGGCTGTCGTCCACCTTCGGATCCCGCATGGTCGAGGCGGGCGGCGGCGCCATCATCAACGTGAGCTCCGTCTCGGCCTCGGCTCCCACTCCCGTGGAGGCCATCTACGGGGCAGCCAAGGCCGGGGTGCATTCGCTGACCGAGTCGTTCGCCCGGGCCTACGGCCCGACTGTTCGGGTCAACTGCCTACAGCCCGGACCGTTCCTCACCGACGTCTCCACCCACTGGCCGGCCAGCGCTCACGAGGGGTTCCGCGAGCGCCTAGCCCTCCAGCGGGCCGGAAAGGTCGACGAGATCGTGGGGGCAGCCCTGTACCTGGCATCGGACGCCGCATCGTTCACGACGGGCTCGGTGCTCAAGGTGGATGGCGGCGCCGTGTACGGAACGGGCTGAGCCGGGTACCAGACTGCAGCGAGCAGTGCCGACCCGCCCGGTACTGCCGGACGGACCGGAACGAGGAGCGACGACGTGGTGGATATCGGCCGGCCCGCGAAGGGGCAGAACCAGTGGTACCCGTTCATGGACCGACCGGTCCCGGCCACCGTCGAAGGCGTGCTGCAGAACCCCCCTGTCGTACCCCTCCACGACGTGGCGACTCTGCCCGCCTCGGCTCGTTACGTGGTGGTAGGGGCCGGGATACACGGCCTGTCCACCGCCTATCACCTGGCCAGGGAACTAGAGCGCACAGGAAAGGGATCGGGCAGCGACGTGGTCCTCATCGATAAGGCGGGCCCGGGTGCCGGCGCCACCGGCCTGGCCTGCGGCTGTGTGCGGAACCTCTACATGACCGAACCGCTCCACGCCATCCTCCGGGCCAGCGTCGAGGTATGGGAGTCCGATCCCGTCAACTTTGGGTTCCAGCAGGTCGGCTACGTATCGATCGGCGAGGAGAACCAGGCCGAGGACTACGTAAAGGTAAACGAGTCGCAGGTAGCTAGCGGCTACCCGTCTGACCTCTACACGGGGGCCGACGCCCACCGATTCCTGAAGAGCTTGTGGCCCGACTTCAAGACTGAGAACTGCGATGTAGTCCTCCACGAGCACCGCTCCGGCTATGCCGGTACCCACATGGTCATGTGGGGTCTCGATCAGAAGGCCCGCCAGTGGGGGGTGCGGCGGGTTTACGGGGTGGCCGTCACCGGCTACGACCTAGACGCCTCAGGTTCGGTCGTCGCCGTAGAGACCACGGCGGGGCGTATCGAGACCGACCAGGTGGTCGTGGGAGCCGGGGCGTGGACGCCCCAGCATTGGGCGTGGCTGGGCGGGCCGTCCGTCCTGGACGTCACCTACCCCGACGGCCACCTCGAGACGGGCATCGACATGTGGACCTACTGGCGCCTCTTAGAGGGCGAGGTCTTCCTTCCCCCGGGAGTCGACTACCGCACCGCCGACGGTAAGGACGGCCCGGTCCTCCACGTCGAGCTGATGAACACACCCGTCCACGGCGACGACGGCGAGGTGATCCAGGACTACGTGTACACCTACACCCGGTATGCCGCTGAGCGGGTGGGGGCACCAGGGCTCCAGGGCGGGACCATTCCGGTCAACATGGGCCCCGAGGCGAACGCCGACCCGTATGGCCACCTCAACGACGACTACCAGGCCGATGATTGGTTCGCCGAGTACTACTGCCGGACACTCGGGATGCTCTTCGAGCGCTTTGAGGACCTGCTGCCACACTTCAAACAGCGCCGCAACGGCGGGATCGGCGCCTTCACCCCCGACAACGTGCCCATATTCGACCACCTGGCCGAGAATGCCTTCGTCATCGCCGACTCAAACCATGGCTTCAAGATGATCGGTGTGGGCCGGCTCACGGCGTCGATGCTGGTCCACGGGGAGAAGCCCGAAGAACTGCGGCCGTTCACGCTCGGCCGCTACGCCGACGGCACCACGTTCGGCGACCGGAACTCCAACTCCCCCTGGGTTTAGGACCCCGAGGGTCGGCCCTCAGCGACTGCCTTCAGGGCATCCAGCTACGGAAGACGGTGTTCCGAGGAGCTCGCCTACCATGCGCCAGTGTCCGACGACCTACCCACCGACCAGCTGGTGGCGCTGGCCGACGAGCTGCGCGACCTCCTGGGTTCTGGTGGCTGGCTGGACCCGGCGGACGCCCCCCAGTTGACCGTCGACTACCGGGGCGCCTATTCCGGCGTTCCGGTCCTCATCGCGCGCCCCGACACGGTGGAAGACCTACGAGACGTCGTCCGGGCCTGCGCGGCGGCCGGGGTCGCCGTCGTCACCCAGGGTGGCCACACCTCGCTGTCCGGTGGTTCGGTCCCCACCGACTACCGACCGTCGGTACTGCTGTCGACCTCACGCTTGAACCGGATCACCTCGGTGGACCCGGCTCGGTTCACCATCACCGTCGAGGCGGGGTGCACCATCGAACAGGTCCAGCAGGCCGCCGCCGCGGTGGACCGGCATTTAGGCATGGACTGGGGTGCCCGAGGCACGGCCACCGTAGGAGGAGCCATCTCCACCAACGCTGGAGGGCTGAACGTCCTGCGGTACGGCCCGACCCGGGACAGCGTGCTGGGTCTGGAGGCGGTGCTCGCTGACGGTGAGGTATTCGATGGGCTGCGGGCCCTTCGGAAGGACAACACCGGCTACGACCTCAAGCACCTGTTCATCGGCGGTGAGGGCACTCTGGGGGTGGTGACCCGCGCCATCCTCAAGCTCTTCCCCCGACAGGACCACCACAGAACCCTCTTCGCGGCGCTGGCCGACCTCGACCATGTCAACGACCTCTACGCCCGGGCCTGTGCGCTGGACCACGGTGGCCTAACGGCGTTCGAGTTGGTTCCAGAGAGCGGCGTAGCCGGTACCGTCGAGGCTCTGGGTGTCGTCCGACCACTCGAGACCCAGGCCGAGTGGTATCTGCTGGCCCGGTTCAGCGGCAGCAGCCCGGTTGATGAAACCGCCCTGACCTTCCTGTCCGCAGCCGTCGAAGCCGGTCTGATCCTGGACGCAGTGGTTGCCGACACGGCTGCCCAGGAAGAGAACCTGTGGTTGCTGCGCGACGAACTCCCGCCCGAGACGCTCTTCGACGCTAAGGGAGCCAAGTTCGACGCCGCGGTCCCCATCGACCGGGTGGCTGAGTTCCAGCGGCGGGCCGAAGTCATCGCCCATGACCTATGCGGGCCAGAAACCGTGGTCTTCTCCTTCGGGCACCTGGGCGATGGGAATCTCCACATGTACGTGCTTGAGTCCCTGGAGAGGGGCAGCCGGCTCCAACCCGACCTGATCGTCGAGGCAACCCGGGCCATTGACTCTCTCCTTTGGGAAATGGGAGGGACGGTCAGTGCCGAACATGGCGTCGGCCAGGACCTCCTGAGCCGAGTGGCCGGCCAGAAGTCGACCGTCGAACTGGACATGATGCGGAGAGTCAAGGAGGCCCTGGACCCCGACGACCTGTTCAACCCGGGCCGGGGCGCCCACTCGGCACCGCCGTGGAAGGAAGGACCCGGGTGACCGCGCGCCAACGGTGGCTGACTGCTGTAGCTAAAAGCGGTCAGGAGGCAGAAAGCGAGCCACCCTCCACGGGTAGTCCCGTGCCGCTGATGTAGTTAGCCGTCTCCGAGCACAAGAAGGCCACAACCCGGCCGAAGTCGGCCGGATCACCGATCCGGCCCATGGGATGGGAGGCGGCCACCGCGTCCAGGTCCTGGTATATCTCCTTGAGGCGACCGGTGGCGTGCAGTCCCGGCTGGACCGAATTAACCGTCACGCCATCCCTGGCCACCTCGGTGGCCGTGGTCTTCAGGAAGCCAGTCAGGCCGGCCCGGGCAGTGTTGGACAGCATCAGCATCGCTGACGGCTCGCGGACAGTGGCCGACGTGATAGCCACCACGCGGCCCCAGCCCCGCTCCCTCATGGGAGGAATAAGGGCCTTGCACATGCGCACGTGGGCCAACAGGTTCAACTGCAGGGCCGCCGGGTACAGGTCCAGGTCGGTGGACTCAAAGGTGCCAGGCGGGGGACCACCGGCATTAGCCACCAGGATGTCGACGAAGCCGAGCACCTCGACGGCCTCGGCCAGCATGGCGTCCACGGAGGCGTCGTCGGAAAGGTCGGCGGTGAGGGTGACCGGATCTCCGTCCACCGTGGAGGCCGCGGCGGCCAACCGTTCAGCCGATCGGGATACCAGTGCTACCCGCACCCCTTCGGCGGCCAGGGCACGGGCCGAGGCCAGCCCCAGGCCGCTCGAAGCGCCAGTGACCAGCGCCGTCCGTCCTTCGATTCCGAGGTCCACGGTGGGCCCCTCCTCCGGGCCGTGCGGTCCCCGACACCGGACCGTCGGGCGGACGGTAGTTCCCCGACGCTCCGGCGTCGCCGTCCGGGAGGGTCAACTGGCAGGCTGTGGCCCGTGCACATTGACAGCGAGGCCCTGACCTGGTGGCTATTCCTGGCTTCTGCCGTGGTGTTTGTGTTGGCGTCGGTCCGAGCCGGTGACTTGTTGTTTACCGTCGGCTCGGTTCTCTTCCTTGCCGCCTGCGCGGTGTTCCTTGCCGGGCGTGGGCGCCCGACCGGCGACCGGTGACCGGCACCAGCCAGAACGGCGGGCGGCTACTAGTCGACTGCCTGCTGGCCCAGGGCGTCGACACGGCCTTCGGGGTGCCAGGTGAGAGCTACCTGGCCGTGCTGGACGCTCTTCACGACGTCGGGGACCGCCTACGGTTCGTGGCCTGTCGCCACGAAGGCGGCGCGGCCTACATGTCCGAAGCTTGGGCTCGGCTTACCGGACGAACCGGCATCTGCTTCGTGACCCGCGGCCCTGGTGCCGCCAACGCCTCGGTAGGGATCCACACCGCCGACCAGAGCTCCACGCCCCTGGTTCTGTTCGTCGGCCAGGTGGGTCGTGGCCACCGGGGCCTGGAGGCCTTCCAGGAAGTCGAATACACGTCGTTCTTTGATGACCTGGCCAAGTGGGTCGTCGAGGTCGACGACCCAGACGATCTTCCGCGGGTAGTCGAGGCGGCATTCACCGTTGCCCAGGCCGACCGACCGGGCCCTGTCGTCGTGGCGCTCCCTGAGGACATACTGCGCGAGGCGGCTACAGCAGGACCCAGACCGCCGGTGGAGGTGATCGAGCGAGATCCGCCCCTGGCCGACATGACCGCTGTAGGAGACCTCCTGTCTGATGCCGAGCGGCCCGTTCTACTAGTGGGCGGAGGGGGTTGGACGGCCGACGGGCGCGAGTCGCTGTCCGCCTTCGCCTGCCGCGCTGACCTGCCGGTCGTGGTGTCGTTCCGCCGCCACGACCTGTTTGACAACACCGACGATCACTACTGCGGTGAGGCCGGGGTGGGGATGCCACCGGCTGTCCGGGAGACGCTGGCCGGGGCCGACGTGGTGCTGGCTCTGAACTGCCGGTTCGGCGAGATGACCACAGGCGGCTACACGCTATTTGGGACCGACGGCACGGATGCCGGACAGCGCATCGCCCATATTCACGCCTCGGCGTTCGAGTTCGGCAAGGTGGTCCGAGCCGAGGTACCCGTCCACGCCGGTCCCAACGCCGCCGCCCGGGCCCTGGCCGCCACACCGGTGGACAGCTCCCGGTGGGTGGGGTGGCGGTCTGATCGGCGGGACGCCTTTTTGGCCACCCTGGATTGCCCACCGCAGCTTGGCGACCTAGATCTCGGAGAGGTGACGGCCTGGCTACGGGACCGCTTACCGGATGACGTGGTGGTGACCAACGGGGCTGGCAACTTCTCGGTGTGGCCTAACAAGTTTCTGCTCTACGGACCTGGGGCCCGGCTCCTGGCCCCCCAGAACGGCACCATGGGCTACGGCCTTCCGGCAGCCGTCGCCGCCAAGGTGGTCGACCCGGACCGGACCGTCGTCTGTTTCGCCGGGGACGGCGACGTCCAGATGACGTTCCCGGAACTGGGGACGGCCGTCCAGGCAGGCGCCCTGCCGGTGGTTCTGGTCGTGGACAACTCCTCGTGGGGCACCATCCGGATGCACCAGGAATTCCACCATCCGGGTCGCGTTTCGGCCACTGATCTCATGAATCCCGACTTCGTTGCCCTGGCCAGCGCCTACGGCATGCACGCTGAACGGGTTGACCGGACCGACCAGTTCGCACCAGCCTTCGAGCGGGCGCTGGCCTCGGTCACCGGCGCACTCCTGCACCTCGTGACAACTGCCGAGCAGCTCACCCCCCGCCTTACTGTCCAGGACGCACGCCGCGCCGACGGAAGGGAATGATCGGGCCATGGATTCCAAACCCCTATGTCGCTTCCCGGCTACCGCCCCGGTGACCGACATGCTCGAGGCGTTCGACGCTGACGGTGGGCTGGTCGTCGAGGAGATGGTCGAACAACCTGTCATCAATGCCATCAGGGAGGCAGCTGACCTCCACGCCGAAGGTGTTGTACCGGGGTCGGCCGACCAGGGCATGGGGGAGGAGGGGACGTTCTTCGTTGGAAAGAACACCAAACGCTTTTCGAGCCTGGGTCTGCTCACCGACGCCTTCTTCGACCTCCTAGAGAATGAGGTCTACACGGCGCTGGCCGATGCCGTGCTGTTGCCCAACTGCGGTTCCTATTGGGTGAACACTTCCCAGGTCATGTACATCGGCCCCGGCGAAACCGCCCAGGTTCTGCATCGGGACGCCGACAACTGGTTCCAGCACATGGCGCCGACATGGCCCGACACGCCTGAGGTGACGATCAGCGCCATGATCGGGCTGGAGGAGGTGACCGAAGAGCTAGGGGCCACGAGATGCGTGCCCGGGAGCCACCGCTGGCCAGAGTTAAACGTCTACGAGTTCGACGTCGAGACGGTGCCCGCCGAGCTGGAATCCGGCGACGCCTTCGTCTACTCAGGGAAGGTGCTCCACGGGGGCGGGGCTAACACCACGCCGGGACGGTGGCGACGGGCTTTGCACTTGAGCTTCGTAGTCGGTTGGCTGACGCCAGAGGAGGCCCATCCGCTCGACCACGTCGACGGGCTGGCCGACCGGTCGCCACGGGTACAGCGGCTGCTCGGCCAGCGGTCGTACGACCCGCGTCCGCACCTCGGCGGTGGCCTGTGGCTCCGACACGTCCGTCCGCTGGAGGACCAGGCTTGATCGCCGGTCGCTCGACCGGATTCCG from Acidimicrobiales bacterium includes these protein-coding regions:
- the xsc gene encoding sulfoacetaldehyde acetyltransferase encodes the protein MTRMTPSEAFVETMVANGVTTTFGIMGSAFMDAMDIFTPAGIRLIPVVHEQGAAHMADGYARVSGRHGVVIGQNGPGISNCVTAIAAAFWAHSPVVIVTPETGTMGIGLGGFQEANQLPMFQEFTKYQGHIVNENRMAEITARCFDRAMSEIGPTQLNIPRDRFYGEIDVEIAEPMVLDRGPGGDDSLDAAAEMLANAEFPVMVSGGGVVMGDAVADAIVLAERLGCPVVNSYLHNDSFPASHPQWCGPLGYQGSKAAMKLISGADVVLALGTRLGPFGTLPQHEMDYWPADAKIIQVDADHKMLGLVKKISVGICGDAGAAARALTDRLADRTLACDTSRDERADRMATEKKAWEDELDEWTHETDDFSIDMIKEAIDEEGNWLHPRQVLRELEKAMPARAMVSTDIGNINSVANSYLRFDEPRSFFAAMSWGNCGYALPTIIGAKAAAPDRPALSYAGDGAWAMSMVEVMTAVRHNIPVTAVVFHNRQWGAEKKNQVDFYGRRFVAGELDGGENYAEIARAMGAEGVQVDQLEDVGPTMSAAIDAQMNEGRTTVIEIMCTKELGDPFRKDALSTPVRHLEQYADFV
- a CDS encoding VOC family protein encodes the protein MVDDRGQKGHGFEVRGINHLALVCRDMAATVAFYEGILGMPLTKTIELGGGAGQHFFFDCGNGNSVAFFWFPDAPPAAPGVSMPADRPDRGAIHSAHGSMNHVAFHVPASDIDGYVDRLRAAGVECSEVMNHDDSEWGVARDVHDGVFVRSVYFRDPDGILLEFAAWTRELDPGDVSHKPAQATGI
- a CDS encoding glucose 1-dehydrogenase encodes the protein MTTPEQQLTDFTDRVVVVTGGSRGLGQAMVEAFARCGADVVVASRKMDACVKVAKEVSTATGRRTLPVACHVGDWAQCDALTEAVYAEFGRCDVLVNNAGSSPLYPSLVEVGEALFDKTMAVNLRGTFRLSSTFGSRMVEAGGGAIINVSSVSASAPTPVEAIYGAAKAGVHSLTESFARAYGPTVRVNCLQPGPFLTDVSTHWPASAHEGFRERLALQRAGKVDEIVGAALYLASDAASFTTGSVLKVDGGAVYGTG
- a CDS encoding FAD-binding oxidoreductase, which produces MVDIGRPAKGQNQWYPFMDRPVPATVEGVLQNPPVVPLHDVATLPASARYVVVGAGIHGLSTAYHLARELERTGKGSGSDVVLIDKAGPGAGATGLACGCVRNLYMTEPLHAILRASVEVWESDPVNFGFQQVGYVSIGEENQAEDYVKVNESQVASGYPSDLYTGADAHRFLKSLWPDFKTENCDVVLHEHRSGYAGTHMVMWGLDQKARQWGVRRVYGVAVTGYDLDASGSVVAVETTAGRIETDQVVVGAGAWTPQHWAWLGGPSVLDVTYPDGHLETGIDMWTYWRLLEGEVFLPPGVDYRTADGKDGPVLHVELMNTPVHGDDGEVIQDYVYTYTRYAAERVGAPGLQGGTIPVNMGPEANADPYGHLNDDYQADDWFAEYYCRTLGMLFERFEDLLPHFKQRRNGGIGAFTPDNVPIFDHLAENAFVIADSNHGFKMIGVGRLTASMLVHGEKPEELRPFTLGRYADGTTFGDRNSNSPWV
- a CDS encoding FAD-binding oxidoreductase, giving the protein MSDDLPTDQLVALADELRDLLGSGGWLDPADAPQLTVDYRGAYSGVPVLIARPDTVEDLRDVVRACAAAGVAVVTQGGHTSLSGGSVPTDYRPSVLLSTSRLNRITSVDPARFTITVEAGCTIEQVQQAAAAVDRHLGMDWGARGTATVGGAISTNAGGLNVLRYGPTRDSVLGLEAVLADGEVFDGLRALRKDNTGYDLKHLFIGGEGTLGVVTRAILKLFPRQDHHRTLFAALADLDHVNDLYARACALDHGGLTAFELVPESGVAGTVEALGVVRPLETQAEWYLLARFSGSSPVDETALTFLSAAVEAGLILDAVVADTAAQEENLWLLRDELPPETLFDAKGAKFDAAVPIDRVAEFQRRAEVIAHDLCGPETVVFSFGHLGDGNLHMYVLESLERGSRLQPDLIVEATRAIDSLLWEMGGTVSAEHGVGQDLLSRVAGQKSTVELDMMRRVKEALDPDDLFNPGRGAHSAPPWKEGPG
- a CDS encoding SDR family oxidoreductase, which encodes MDLGIEGRTALVTGASSGLGLASARALAAEGVRVALVSRSAERLAAAASTVDGDPVTLTADLSDDASVDAMLAEAVEVLGFVDILVANAGGPPPGTFESTDLDLYPAALQLNLLAHVRMCKALIPPMRERGWGRVVAITSATVREPSAMLMLSNTARAGLTGFLKTTATEVARDGVTVNSVQPGLHATGRLKEIYQDLDAVAASHPMGRIGDPADFGRVVAFLCSETANYISGTGLPVEGGSLSAS
- a CDS encoding thiamine pyrophosphate-dependent enzyme — translated: MTGTSQNGGRLLVDCLLAQGVDTAFGVPGESYLAVLDALHDVGDRLRFVACRHEGGAAYMSEAWARLTGRTGICFVTRGPGAANASVGIHTADQSSTPLVLFVGQVGRGHRGLEAFQEVEYTSFFDDLAKWVVEVDDPDDLPRVVEAAFTVAQADRPGPVVVALPEDILREAATAGPRPPVEVIERDPPLADMTAVGDLLSDAERPVLLVGGGGWTADGRESLSAFACRADLPVVVSFRRHDLFDNTDDHYCGEAGVGMPPAVRETLAGADVVLALNCRFGEMTTGGYTLFGTDGTDAGQRIAHIHASAFEFGKVVRAEVPVHAGPNAAARALAATPVDSSRWVGWRSDRRDAFLATLDCPPQLGDLDLGEVTAWLRDRLPDDVVVTNGAGNFSVWPNKFLLYGPGARLLAPQNGTMGYGLPAAVAAKVVDPDRTVVCFAGDGDVQMTFPELGTAVQAGALPVVLVVDNSSWGTIRMHQEFHHPGRVSATDLMNPDFVALASAYGMHAERVDRTDQFAPAFERALASVTGALLHLVTTAEQLTPRLTVQDARRADGRE
- a CDS encoding phytanoyl-CoA dioxygenase family protein — protein: MDSKPLCRFPATAPVTDMLEAFDADGGLVVEEMVEQPVINAIREAADLHAEGVVPGSADQGMGEEGTFFVGKNTKRFSSLGLLTDAFFDLLENEVYTALADAVLLPNCGSYWVNTSQVMYIGPGETAQVLHRDADNWFQHMAPTWPDTPEVTISAMIGLEEVTEELGATRCVPGSHRWPELNVYEFDVETVPAELESGDAFVYSGKVLHGGGANTTPGRWRRALHLSFVVGWLTPEEAHPLDHVDGLADRSPRVQRLLGQRSYDPRPHLGGGLWLRHVRPLEDQA